Proteins found in one Erythrobacter sp. KY5 genomic segment:
- a CDS encoding tRNA-binding protein, protein MDTITFDDFMAVDVRAGTVTKAEPFPEARKPAIKLWVDFGGEIGVKKSSAQITDHYSPDGLVGRMVMAVVNFPPRQIGPFMSEVLVLGFPDAYGAIVLAGPDHDVPNGARMA, encoded by the coding sequence GTGGACACGATTACCTTCGACGACTTCATGGCGGTCGATGTGCGCGCAGGCACTGTGACCAAAGCCGAACCTTTCCCGGAAGCGCGCAAGCCCGCGATCAAGCTGTGGGTTGATTTCGGGGGTGAGATCGGCGTGAAGAAAAGCTCGGCTCAAATCACCGATCATTATTCGCCCGATGGGCTGGTCGGGCGCATGGTTATGGCGGTGGTCAATTTTCCGCCCCGGCAGATCGGGCCGTTCATGTCCGAGGTGCTGGTTCTGGGCTTCCCTGATGCTTATGGCGCGATCGTTCTCGCTGGGCCAGATCACGACGTGCCCAACGGCGCGCGGATGGCTTAG
- a CDS encoding molybdopterin cofactor-binding domain-containing protein, with the protein MNDMSPEKKERSRLAKWSRRGFIGAGVLAGGGLLIGIGVRPGNPIGKLSSKVAPGADEQLVNSWVKIDTNNIVTAIVPHCEMGQGAHSVLAQMLADELDADWSKVNVMQAPTDGSYIVTDTARMFVAPFTMNAADWIEPTWNGLFTQIGRLADAMLTGGSSSIRTTGQYQMRVAGAAARKMLVGAAADEWGVPASEIETRDSTLIHAASGRQASYAEFATAAAEQPMDQTPELKSPDQYRLIGKSKARTDIPAKVDGTAKFGIDAAPEGVDYAYAASVRPPVPGTRVASMDASKAQTMAGVLQILNMGDFVAVVADSYWQAQQALGQIDVTWTEAESPIRSTQDQFAAYARALDEAGATGGEEAAAKGDAQAALESAAIVIEAEYKAPYLAHAPMEPINCTAQVIYGKCDVWTSTQVPLMVRSALSDALGISKDDITVHHPYLGGSFGRRLEAVYAVMAARVAQATGYPVKSIWSREEDTQKALYRPAELSRFKGGLDENGALVAYDNVFTQRHDPAEASVPGIYAIPNTSVRVAEAPLHLPFAAWRSVDHSQHGFFIESFIDEAAHAAGSDPMDYRMAMVSGSPRHVAVLEKLREMSRWDTPGAQGTAKGVAIVESFGTIVAEVIDVDMSSGKPKMLNAWAVCDAGYVVNPDGFANQIEGGIVFGLTAAMYGELDLEDGAIVQSNFHDYKMLRIDETPNIEVAVINSGIVPIGGAGEPGLPPAAPALTNAIFAATGRRLRDLPIAKQFT; encoded by the coding sequence ATGAACGACATGTCTCCTGAGAAGAAAGAACGCTCGCGCCTCGCCAAATGGAGCAGGCGCGGCTTCATCGGCGCCGGTGTGCTGGCAGGCGGCGGTCTGCTTATCGGCATCGGCGTTCGACCCGGCAACCCGATCGGCAAGCTGTCCTCCAAAGTCGCGCCCGGCGCGGATGAGCAATTAGTCAACAGCTGGGTCAAGATCGACACCAACAACATCGTGACCGCCATCGTCCCTCATTGCGAGATGGGGCAGGGCGCTCATTCGGTCCTCGCGCAGATGCTCGCGGATGAGCTTGATGCGGACTGGAGCAAGGTCAATGTCATGCAGGCCCCGACGGACGGCTCCTACATCGTGACCGATACGGCTCGCATGTTCGTTGCTCCGTTCACGATGAACGCGGCGGACTGGATCGAGCCAACCTGGAACGGCCTCTTCACGCAGATCGGGCGACTTGCCGATGCAATGTTGACCGGCGGGTCGTCCTCGATCCGTACCACCGGCCAGTACCAGATGCGCGTAGCCGGAGCGGCAGCACGCAAGATGCTGGTGGGCGCGGCAGCTGATGAGTGGGGTGTGCCCGCGAGTGAGATCGAAACGCGCGACAGTACCTTGATCCATGCGGCGAGCGGCAGGCAGGCGAGCTATGCCGAGTTTGCGACCGCGGCGGCAGAGCAGCCCATGGACCAGACACCCGAGCTCAAATCACCCGATCAGTATCGCCTGATCGGGAAAAGCAAGGCGCGCACGGATATTCCCGCAAAGGTCGATGGCACCGCCAAGTTCGGCATCGACGCTGCGCCCGAAGGCGTGGACTACGCCTATGCGGCAAGCGTTCGCCCTCCGGTGCCCGGTACGCGCGTCGCCAGCATGGACGCGTCAAAGGCCCAAACCATGGCCGGCGTGCTCCAGATCCTAAACATGGGCGATTTCGTCGCGGTGGTGGCCGACAGTTACTGGCAGGCGCAGCAGGCGCTGGGTCAGATCGACGTCACCTGGACCGAAGCCGAAAGCCCCATCCGATCCACGCAGGACCAGTTCGCTGCTTACGCAAGAGCGCTCGACGAAGCTGGCGCAACCGGAGGTGAGGAAGCGGCAGCGAAAGGCGATGCGCAAGCCGCCCTCGAAAGCGCCGCCATTGTGATCGAGGCTGAATACAAGGCGCCCTATCTCGCCCATGCGCCGATGGAGCCGATCAATTGCACCGCGCAGGTGATCTACGGCAAATGCGACGTGTGGACCAGCACTCAGGTCCCGTTGATGGTCCGCTCCGCGCTCTCCGATGCGCTCGGAATTTCGAAGGACGATATCACCGTCCATCACCCCTATCTTGGCGGTTCCTTCGGGCGACGTCTGGAAGCGGTGTATGCAGTGATGGCCGCGCGGGTTGCGCAGGCGACAGGCTATCCGGTCAAGTCGATCTGGAGCCGCGAGGAAGATACCCAAAAGGCGCTCTATCGTCCCGCCGAACTCAGCCGCTTCAAAGGCGGGCTTGACGAAAATGGCGCTCTAGTTGCTTACGACAACGTCTTCACCCAGCGCCACGATCCTGCCGAGGCCAGTGTTCCGGGCATTTACGCGATACCCAACACCAGCGTCCGCGTCGCCGAAGCTCCGCTTCACCTGCCGTTCGCAGCATGGCGGTCAGTCGACCATTCACAGCACGGGTTCTTCATTGAAAGCTTTATCGACGAAGCGGCGCACGCAGCGGGCAGCGACCCGATGGATTACCGCATGGCAATGGTCTCGGGCTCGCCGCGCCATGTCGCGGTGCTCGAAAAGCTGAGAGAGATGAGCCGCTGGGACACACCTGGCGCACAAGGCACAGCAAAGGGTGTTGCCATCGTTGAGAGCTTCGGCACTATTGTCGCTGAAGTGATCGACGTGGACATGAGTTCGGGCAAACCGAAGATGCTCAATGCCTGGGCGGTTTGCGATGCGGGTTATGTCGTCAATCCCGATGGTTTTGCAAACCAGATCGAAGGCGGCATCGTCTTTGGCCTGACTGCCGCCATGTATGGCGAGCTTGATCTTGAGGACGGCGCGATCGTCCAGAGCAACTTTCACGATTACAAGATGCTGCGGATCGACGAGACGCCCAATATCGAGGTTGCGGTCATCAACAGCGGTATTGTGCCAATCGGCGGCGCGGGCGAACCCGGCCTCCCTCCGGCAGCACCGGCCCTCACGAATGCGATCTTCGCTGCGACCGGCAGGCGTTTGCGCGATCTTCCCATAGCGAAGCAATTTACCTGA
- a CDS encoding cytochrome c family protein: protein MKLRAIGAAGLVVLSANVGAFAQYGLDTKGNSEGDETSPYSAEEIAFGREVFGMCDGCHTLAPGGSSAAGPNLHGIIGREAGSLDGYLFTDALRGSGITWDAVSLDAYLADPEGYVPGTDMQRGTVREPDFRRALIAYLSHLSDQPASQTPVENGE from the coding sequence ATGAAGCTTCGCGCAATCGGCGCAGCGGGTCTGGTCGTCCTCTCGGCAAATGTCGGCGCATTTGCGCAGTACGGCCTCGATACGAAGGGTAATTCCGAGGGAGATGAGACTTCGCCGTATTCCGCAGAGGAAATCGCCTTCGGACGTGAGGTTTTTGGCATGTGCGACGGATGTCACACGCTCGCGCCCGGTGGCAGCTCTGCCGCCGGACCGAACCTTCACGGGATTATCGGGAGAGAGGCAGGCAGTCTGGACGGTTACCTCTTTACCGACGCGCTGCGCGGTTCAGGCATCACGTGGGATGCCGTGAGCCTGGATGCCTACCTCGCTGACCCGGAAGGGTATGTACCGGGAACCGATATGCAGCGCGGTACGGTGAGAGAACCTGATTTTCGGCGCGCATTGATCGCCTATCTCTCCCACCTCAGCGATCAGCCCGCCAGTCAAACGCCTGTCGAGAACGGCGAGTAA
- a CDS encoding (2Fe-2S)-binding protein encodes MASFILNGESVTIDADPAMPILWVIREKAGLAGTKFGCGIAQCGACTVHLDGQPVRSCSTPISQAEGREVTTIEGVAGPEGELSAIQKAWISEQVPQCGYCQSGQIMSATALLRDNPNPSDEDIDMAMRGNICRCGTYTRIRRAIKVAAGQAQPRNEEA; translated from the coding sequence ATGGCAAGTTTCATCCTGAACGGGGAGTCGGTGACAATTGACGCCGATCCCGCGATGCCGATCCTTTGGGTCATTCGTGAGAAGGCGGGACTTGCCGGCACGAAATTCGGCTGCGGTATTGCGCAATGCGGCGCTTGCACCGTGCATCTTGATGGTCAGCCTGTGCGCTCTTGCTCGACACCGATTTCGCAGGCCGAAGGCCGCGAAGTCACCACTATCGAAGGTGTCGCCGGACCTGAAGGGGAGCTTTCCGCAATCCAGAAGGCGTGGATCAGCGAGCAGGTTCCGCAATGCGGATATTGCCAGTCGGGCCAGATCATGAGCGCGACGGCCCTGCTGCGCGACAACCCGAACCCGAGCGATGAAGACATCGATATGGCAATGCGCGGCAATATCTGCCGCTGCGGTACGTACACGCGCATCCGGCGTGCGATCAAAGTCGCCGCCGGGCAGGCTCAACCCCGTAATGAGGAGGCATAA
- a CDS encoding NTP transferase domain-containing protein translates to MADAPRLGVALLAAGSSRRFGSGDKLAAIFRGRRLGDHAALAIPVEEFAVSWVITSRIGHACEQVWQDCGLKPIVNPRASEGMGTSVACAARMAEAEELDGLIIALADMPMVPKGHFMALIGALCGPQAIAVSAYHTLRSPPAAFGKDHFSALASREGDIGARDLLSRGEAILCPPNWLVDIDTTEALKSLD, encoded by the coding sequence TTGGCTGATGCGCCGCGTCTTGGCGTTGCGCTGCTTGCCGCTGGGTCATCACGGCGGTTCGGCAGCGGTGACAAGCTTGCTGCCATTTTCAGAGGCAGACGGCTGGGCGACCACGCGGCGCTAGCCATTCCGGTCGAAGAATTCGCCGTGTCATGGGTCATCACTTCGCGCATCGGTCATGCCTGCGAACAGGTCTGGCAGGATTGCGGCTTGAAACCCATTGTCAATCCAAGGGCGTCTGAAGGAATGGGCACTTCGGTGGCCTGCGCGGCCCGGATGGCCGAGGCCGAGGAACTCGACGGTCTTATAATTGCACTTGCCGACATGCCGATGGTCCCGAAGGGGCATTTCATGGCGCTCATCGGCGCGCTTTGTGGACCACAGGCCATTGCGGTTTCCGCCTATCACACTCTGCGCTCCCCGCCGGCAGCTTTTGGAAAAGACCACTTTTCCGCTCTCGCATCGCGTGAAGGAGACATCGGCGCGCGGGACCTTCTTTCACGTGGCGAAGCCATCTTGTGCCCGCCCAACTGGCTGGTGGACATAGACACCACCGAGGCTCTCAAATCCCTTGATTGA
- a CDS encoding tetratricopeptide repeat-containing sulfotransferase family protein — MSSRDEQLKLAQTALQAGRFAEGLAHVEAVLSDEAADGEALYMAAVACRYLKRFEDASGYLQRLHAAMPEYGRAWQEEGHLSLARGDEQAALAAFAQATRFNSALEASWREQARLAGQLGRSDEAAAAQAQLDRLRRLPRELVAVTNHFHEGRLLRAEEICRHHLRQKPRDVEGMRLLARIGVELGVLDDAEFLLETAVTFEPENIQLRLDFIDVLRRKQKFERACEEAEALYARDPDNALFQSRLAIESMQAGEYERAFELFDKVLEKLPRDHSTLTSKGHALKTMGKQDDAVASYRAAFAARPDHGDAYYALANLKTYRFTDAEIEAMRMQSARSDLAFMDRVHIAFALGKALEDRGEYEASFTHYDEGNALKRAQTRYSAKGMTDELTRQKAFATRDLFEKHAGTGHDAPDPIFILGLPRAGSTLLEQILASHSQIDGTLELPDILALAHRLRGRKAGAPLYPANLHDLDADDFAKFGQQFIENTRIHRQGAPFFIDKMPNNFRHIGLIHLILPNAKIIDARRAPMDCCFSGFKQLFAQGQEFTYGLHEIGRYYADYVDLMDHWDKVLPGKVLRVQHEDVLDDLEGQTRRMLEYLEVPFEEQCLSFHKTDRAVRTASSEQVRQPINRKGQGAWKPFEPWLDPLKDALGDLA; from the coding sequence ATGAGTTCACGCGATGAACAGCTGAAACTCGCGCAGACAGCGCTGCAGGCAGGTCGCTTCGCCGAGGGGCTGGCGCATGTCGAGGCTGTGTTGTCGGACGAGGCGGCAGATGGCGAGGCGCTATACATGGCGGCAGTCGCGTGCCGCTATCTGAAGCGGTTCGAAGATGCGTCGGGGTATCTCCAGCGGCTTCATGCAGCGATGCCGGAATATGGCCGCGCATGGCAGGAGGAGGGGCATCTCTCGCTTGCTCGCGGTGATGAGCAGGCCGCGCTGGCCGCATTTGCCCAAGCCACGCGGTTCAATTCGGCTCTTGAGGCAAGTTGGCGCGAACAGGCGCGGCTGGCCGGTCAGCTGGGACGAAGTGACGAAGCTGCTGCCGCGCAGGCTCAGCTTGATCGTTTGCGCCGGCTGCCGCGCGAACTGGTCGCGGTCACCAACCATTTTCACGAAGGGCGCTTGCTGCGGGCGGAGGAAATCTGCCGCCATCACCTGCGTCAGAAGCCGCGCGATGTCGAAGGCATGCGGTTGCTTGCGAGGATCGGCGTCGAACTGGGCGTTCTGGATGATGCGGAGTTCCTGCTCGAAACAGCCGTCACGTTCGAACCTGAGAACATCCAGTTGCGTCTCGATTTCATCGACGTTCTTCGGCGCAAGCAGAAGTTCGAACGCGCCTGCGAAGAAGCCGAGGCGCTTTATGCGCGCGACCCTGACAACGCCCTGTTTCAGTCGCGCCTCGCGATAGAGAGCATGCAGGCTGGCGAGTACGAACGCGCGTTTGAACTGTTCGACAAGGTGCTCGAAAAGCTGCCTCGCGACCATTCGACCCTTACGAGCAAGGGGCATGCGCTGAAAACTATGGGAAAGCAGGACGATGCGGTCGCAAGTTACCGAGCCGCCTTCGCTGCGCGTCCCGATCACGGTGATGCCTATTATGCTCTCGCCAACCTCAAGACCTATCGCTTCACCGATGCTGAGATCGAGGCGATGCGTATGCAGTCAGCAAGATCCGATCTGGCTTTCATGGACCGGGTGCACATAGCCTTCGCTCTGGGCAAGGCATTGGAGGATCGCGGTGAGTATGAAGCGAGCTTCACTCACTATGATGAGGGCAACGCGCTCAAGCGCGCTCAGACCCGATACAGCGCCAAGGGTATGACTGACGAACTTACGCGGCAAAAGGCGTTCGCCACCCGAGACCTGTTCGAAAAGCACGCAGGGACCGGCCACGATGCGCCCGATCCGATCTTCATCCTCGGATTACCACGCGCTGGTTCAACTCTTCTGGAGCAGATTCTGGCCAGCCATTCGCAGATCGACGGTACACTTGAGCTTCCCGACATTCTCGCGCTTGCTCACAGGTTGCGCGGGCGCAAGGCGGGGGCACCGCTTTATCCGGCCAACCTTCACGATTTAGACGCTGACGACTTCGCAAAGTTTGGCCAGCAATTCATTGAGAACACCCGCATTCACCGTCAGGGCGCGCCGTTCTTTATCGACAAGATGCCGAACAACTTCCGGCATATCGGCCTGATTCATCTGATCTTGCCCAACGCAAAGATCATCGATGCGCGGCGCGCGCCGATGGATTGCTGCTTTTCCGGTTTCAAGCAGCTTTTCGCACAGGGGCAGGAGTTCACCTACGGGCTACACGAGATCGGCCGGTACTATGCCGATTATGTCGACCTGATGGATCATTGGGACAAGGTGCTTCCCGGCAAGGTCCTGCGCGTGCAGCACGAGGACGTTCTCGACGATCTTGAAGGGCAGACAAGGCGGATGCTCGAATACCTCGAAGTGCCCTTTGAGGAACAATGCCTGTCGTTCCACAAGACCGACCGCGCCGTGCGCACGGCGTCGAGCGAGCAGGTGCGCCAGCCGATCAATCGCAAAGGGCAGGGCGCGTGGAAGCCGTTCGAGCCGTGGCTAGACCCACTCAAAGATGCTTTGGGCGACCTTGCCTAA
- a CDS encoding TonB-dependent receptor codes for MKNHIAGASMGALAVALSAPVAAQEQAPAPTQAERQGGVRTIVVTAQRRSEDLQDVPVSVSAIGAKELEELNIDTFEDYLEQIPSVTAGGNGPGQSTIYIRGLASTTPNITVAGVAGLAPNVALYLNDQPLSQPGRNLDVYAADLERIEVLSGPQGTLFGASSQAGVVRLITNKPDLNGFAVNGSAGVSFTKGGESSYQGELTVNVPVTDTFALRGVVYLDDQGGYIDNVPGTRNLSESARFRPEGFVRENGVPVNANRAGFQSTSDLSGVTFLDADNAGLAEDDFNDTQYAGFRISGLWEVTPDWTVTVSHQRQSLESDGVFFVDPELGGLDDLEIERFEEDRLEDDFSNTSWTVEGRIAMLDVIYTGAYTDRESDQRADYTDYLFAGQYLPYYICDGSVSYPGSADPSGTCQAPNLYVNSFSKTEVFTQELRLSTPDDWRVRFQGGGFYSDLSLEERVDFNYPGNVAAAPFGPFKANFPQTTGFISDAGPFQRDTIFRNDIRRTDEQYGIFGEVSFDIVPDLLTATFGARYYDVEVDFEGSANGSFCNSFSAEDQNAFGTDISDLYNGDGQFTFIGSCDPALRQVFDLNDTLEDIQNAGLSAGQAQQVFNAVRAPDTASTSGTIFKGTVTLTPTPDLLFYATYSEGFRPGLLNRPGGAVSAGTGFVVPFEVETDEVKNYELGWKMDLVDGQFRFNGSAFFVDISNLQTQIFDPSITNLFFSSNAADAEIFGIEADFVIAPYSTPGLTIAGAFSILDTEITEVLIPTTDVLEGEELAYAPGFQGNLRARYEWDVSNELTAYIQPQVSYSASKFTDIIEINKIQLDSYTLFDLSVGVKADQWGFEIFGENLSDERAEISGIFGNDRERIITNRPLTVGARVSFNY; via the coding sequence ATGAAAAATCACATTGCTGGCGCGTCCATGGGCGCGCTTGCGGTCGCACTCTCAGCGCCTGTCGCCGCTCAGGAGCAGGCTCCCGCTCCTACGCAGGCCGAGCGTCAGGGCGGTGTCCGCACAATCGTCGTGACCGCTCAGCGTCGTAGCGAAGATTTGCAGGACGTGCCCGTTTCGGTTTCGGCTATCGGCGCAAAGGAGCTTGAAGAGCTGAACATCGACACGTTCGAGGATTATCTTGAGCAGATTCCATCGGTTACCGCCGGCGGCAACGGCCCCGGCCAAAGCACGATTTACATTCGCGGCCTTGCCTCGACCACGCCGAACATTACCGTTGCCGGTGTTGCAGGACTTGCGCCAAACGTTGCTCTCTATCTCAACGATCAGCCGCTATCGCAGCCGGGCCGTAACCTCGACGTATATGCCGCCGACCTTGAGCGTATTGAGGTCCTCTCTGGTCCGCAGGGCACGCTCTTCGGCGCGAGCTCGCAGGCAGGCGTTGTTCGTCTTATCACCAACAAGCCGGACCTGAACGGCTTTGCAGTCAACGGTTCAGCGGGCGTGTCTTTCACCAAGGGCGGCGAAAGCAGCTATCAGGGTGAGCTTACGGTCAATGTACCGGTAACCGACACATTCGCACTGCGCGGCGTGGTCTATCTCGACGATCAGGGCGGCTACATCGACAACGTGCCGGGCACGCGCAACCTTTCGGAAAGCGCCCGCTTCCGTCCCGAAGGCTTCGTGCGCGAAAACGGCGTTCCGGTGAACGCCAACCGTGCAGGTTTCCAGTCGACCTCGGACCTGAGCGGCGTCACCTTCCTCGACGCGGACAATGCCGGGCTCGCGGAAGACGACTTCAACGACACCCAGTATGCCGGTTTCCGTATCAGCGGTCTTTGGGAAGTTACGCCCGACTGGACCGTGACCGTCTCGCACCAGCGCCAGAGCCTTGAATCGGACGGCGTGTTCTTCGTCGATCCCGAGCTGGGCGGCCTCGACGATCTCGAGATTGAACGGTTCGAGGAAGATCGCCTCGAAGACGATTTCTCGAACACCAGCTGGACCGTCGAGGGGCGCATTGCGATGCTCGACGTGATCTACACCGGTGCATACACTGACCGCGAAAGTGACCAGCGCGCAGACTACACCGACTACCTGTTTGCTGGCCAGTATCTGCCGTATTACATTTGCGACGGTTCGGTGAGTTATCCCGGCTCCGCCGATCCGAGCGGCACGTGTCAGGCGCCCAATCTTTACGTGAACTCGTTCTCGAAGACCGAAGTCTTCACGCAGGAACTGCGTCTGAGCACGCCGGACGACTGGCGCGTGCGTTTCCAGGGTGGTGGCTTCTATTCCGACCTCAGCCTCGAGGAACGGGTCGACTTCAACTATCCAGGCAACGTCGCAGCGGCACCCTTCGGACCGTTCAAGGCGAATTTCCCGCAGACGACAGGCTTTATCTCGGATGCGGGTCCGTTCCAGCGCGACACGATTTTCCGCAACGACATTCGCCGCACCGACGAACAATACGGTATCTTCGGTGAAGTCAGCTTCGACATCGTGCCCGACCTTCTGACCGCAACCTTTGGCGCGCGTTACTACGACGTCGAGGTCGATTTCGAAGGCAGCGCCAACGGATCGTTCTGCAACAGCTTCAGCGCTGAGGACCAGAACGCTTTCGGCACCGATATCAGCGACCTGTATAACGGCGACGGTCAGTTCACCTTCATCGGTTCCTGCGACCCGGCTCTACGCCAGGTGTTCGATCTGAACGATACGCTGGAGGACATCCAGAACGCTGGCCTAAGCGCAGGCCAGGCACAGCAGGTGTTCAACGCCGTGCGCGCGCCTGACACGGCATCGACCAGCGGAACCATCTTCAAGGGGACGGTCACTCTTACACCAACCCCTGACCTGCTGTTCTACGCGACCTATTCGGAAGGCTTCCGTCCGGGGCTGCTCAACCGCCCCGGCGGCGCAGTATCGGCTGGCACAGGTTTCGTCGTGCCGTTCGAGGTCGAAACCGATGAGGTCAAGAACTACGAACTCGGTTGGAAGATGGACCTGGTCGACGGTCAGTTCCGCTTCAACGGATCGGCCTTCTTCGTCGATATCTCCAACCTGCAGACGCAGATTTTCGACCCCTCGATCACCAACCTCTTCTTCTCGTCCAATGCGGCCGATGCGGAGATTTTCGGGATCGAAGCGGACTTCGTGATCGCGCCTTACTCGACGCCGGGTCTGACCATTGCGGGCGCTTTCTCGATCCTCGATACCGAGATTACCGAAGTGCTGATCCCGACCACCGACGTGCTTGAAGGCGAAGAGCTGGCCTATGCGCCGGGCTTCCAGGGCAACCTTCGCGCTCGTTATGAGTGGGACGTTTCCAACGAACTGACGGCTTACATTCAGCCGCAGGTTTCCTATTCGGCGTCGAAGTTCACCGACATCATCGAGATCAACAAGATCCAGCTCGATTCCTACACTTTGTTCGACCTTTCGGTCGGCGTGAAGGCGGATCAGTGGGGCTTTGAGATCTTTGGCGAAAACCTCAGCGACGAGCGTGCCGAAATCTCGGGCATCTTCGGCAACGATCGCGAACGCATCATCACCAACCGTCCACTTACCGTGGGCGCGCGTGTGTCGTTCAACTACTGA
- a CDS encoding XdhC family protein, with protein sequence MDIKQVCQFLAGAIDKGQRCVLVTVVAVEGSSMRNPGTIMGVAEDGSFEGSLSGGCIENAVVAEARRVFDAGAARIVRFGAGSPYLDIKLPCGGGLDLHFQPLADAGLALECLNSIAERSPFSIRLGPDGARHVSEWMPATFDAREGTATFGHWPQPLLQIVGHGAGVEALAVLGRTHGCSTRILTPDERMIGGLTAQGIEATLLERTSQTDLLASDRWTATIFLFHDHDWEIDLMRCALEQPHFYLGAMGGRKAHAFRTDALSRKGLSDEALSMIRAPIGLFHSSRDPRTLALSTLGEVIRTYEETRFENDLG encoded by the coding sequence TTGGATATCAAGCAAGTCTGCCAATTTCTCGCCGGAGCCATCGACAAGGGCCAGCGCTGCGTTCTGGTCACCGTGGTCGCGGTCGAGGGGTCTTCCATGCGCAATCCCGGCACGATCATGGGCGTTGCCGAAGACGGCTCCTTCGAAGGCTCCTTGTCGGGTGGCTGTATCGAGAACGCAGTGGTCGCGGAAGCGCGGCGGGTGTTTGATGCGGGCGCTGCGCGGATTGTCCGGTTTGGCGCAGGCTCGCCCTACCTCGATATCAAGCTGCCCTGCGGCGGAGGGCTCGACCTCCATTTTCAGCCGCTCGCCGACGCGGGCCTTGCTTTGGAATGCCTGAATTCCATCGCGGAGCGTTCACCTTTCTCGATCAGACTTGGCCCCGACGGTGCCCGGCACGTAAGCGAATGGATGCCTGCAACATTCGATGCGCGTGAGGGCACGGCGACGTTCGGTCACTGGCCTCAGCCATTGTTGCAGATCGTCGGACACGGTGCAGGTGTTGAGGCTTTGGCTGTGCTTGGCCGCACACATGGTTGCTCGACCCGCATCCTCACGCCGGACGAGCGAATGATCGGCGGGCTTACAGCGCAGGGGATTGAGGCGACCCTGCTTGAGCGAACGAGCCAGACCGATTTGCTTGCCAGCGATCGGTGGACCGCCACGATCTTTCTGTTCCACGATCACGACTGGGAGATCGACCTGATGCGGTGCGCGCTTGAGCAGCCGCATTTCTATCTGGGCGCGATGGGTGGCAGAAAAGCGCATGCATTTCGCACTGATGCTCTCTCCAGAAAAGGACTGAGCGACGAGGCGCTCTCCATGATCCGCGCGCCAATAGGGCTGTTTCACTCTTCGCGCGATCCGAGGACGCTCGCGCTGTCTACGCTTGGAGAGGTCATTCGGACCTACGAGGAAACCCGGTTTGAGAACGACCTTGGCTGA